The Prunus persica cultivar Lovell chromosome G8, Prunus_persica_NCBIv2, whole genome shotgun sequence genome includes a region encoding these proteins:
- the LOC18768878 gene encoding uncharacterized protein LOC18768878 gives MPLKTLPVTDFNVAEAKQPQNAKQEAQFTDPDVEWQISAIRAIRDVETEHLLTNLRLLRSYFNKEQQRTPLLQYFKENFQNLSNVRNGENGQMEVQWIDKDGNVSMNDGMDLHETLLRRLSIAYSGCSAAIPSLGGFEFSSKADKTSLLGADNLQISDFVSSQRLSIGMTPKTRRLPKPGEMLLSVHGSPLGVYKEDNMEAIHESEEG, from the exons ATGCCTTTAAAAACACTGCCAGTGACCGATTTCAATGTTGCGGAGGCAAAGCAGCCCCAGAATGCGAAACAAGAAGCTCAATTCACAGACCCAGATG TTGAGTGGCAAATTTCTGCCATTAGGGCTATTCGTGATGTTGAGACTGAACATCTCCTGACTAATTTGCGTTTGCTTCGCTCCTACTTCAACAAGGAACAGCAGCGAACCCCTCTATTGCAATATTTTAAAGAGAACTTTCAAAACCTGTCGAATGTAAGAAATGGAGAAAATGGACAAATGGAAGTGCAATGGATTGATAAAGATGGCAATGTATCCATGAATGATGGAATGGATTTACATGAGACTCTTCTTCGCCGGTTGTCCATTGCTTATTCTGGTTGTTCAGCAGCAATTCCATCTCTTGGTGGCTTTGAGTTTTCTAGTAAAGCAG ATAAAACAAGCCTTCTGGGTGCTGATAATCTGCAGATCAGCGACTTT GTGAGTAGCCAGAGACTGTCTATTGGGATGACACCGAAGACGCGAAGGCTCCCGAAGCCTGGGGAGATGCTCTTATCTGTCCATGGCTCACCCCTAGGTGTTTACAAGGAAGACAACATGGAAGCCATACATG AGTCGGAAGAGGGATGA